Genomic DNA from Epinephelus moara isolate mb chromosome 24, YSFRI_EMoa_1.0, whole genome shotgun sequence:
TACTCCACTACATGTAAAACACATGCATCAAAATACTTAAGTagaagtgtgtgtggtgcagtaaaatgtttagAGTTAACTGTTTGTATGAATGTTGCTGCCACTTTAATACTGTAAGTCAAAGCATTTTAAGTTTAAAAGGAAAAactctcgtgtgtgtgtgtgtgtgtgtgtgtgtgtgtgtgttcagggcaCTCTGAAGGGCTTCGATCAGACCATCAACCTGATCCTGGATGAGAGTCACGAGCGAGTGTTCAGCTCCAGTCAGGGGGTGGAGCAGGTGGTGCTGGGACTCTACATCGTCAGAGGAGACAACGTGTGAGTCACCTTTCACCTGTCAATAATCATTAACGTGTTCATCCATCACATCAGCTCCACGTCTGTAtcagacaataagaaaaatggACATAAAATAGGTGGAGGTAGTCTTAAAATCCTTTGCTCAAAGGGACAGTTGGGAGCTACTTGACTGTAttcagtgtgttacatacagCAGATGTAAGTCAGCACGCCCCTAGCTAGTAGAAGCAGGCAGGGAAACTGACACAGGAACTCAGCAATGTCCCTCTGTGGaggggggcagcaacaaaacatattttagccacctaaaaaaatcaatatcagtttaagtgaacactatatttagaatgttTTCACCTGTTTATGTGACAGGAAGCTGTTAACAGCTTCACCTCCCCATCTAtcttctcttcaaagccagactccatttacaaaaacagtaatttaacatcagtggacacaggagctgctggtctactgctgcctccatcagtaactgtgtttgtgttattgtgtgactttggggtTTCAAAGGGTTCGTTCAGATTCATAagagtcacacaatgacacaaacacagttactgatggaggcagcagtagaccagcagctcctattgtttttctcagtggagtctggctttgaagagagtgatgtaACAGCCTGTGTTTCTCATTGGAAATcactcagtgtgtttccagtcacagtgaagtggagctacagtcccagctggacgaggacatctaactggcctactgtccttgtcccagtatacaagcacgggaggggaatccatttattgagccaagtatgtgcgactcctctacgataggtggagatatgccccctttcagcttgttagtattggacctttttcctgttgacctattacgtcacagaccaaacaatggacaaacaagttagctacggttagctagcagctaactgctaccatggtggacaactttacagctctgtacatttggtccgtccaaaaagtcacggctctggatgtagatttctccatgttgttaccggcttcttcttctcttacacatttaatgctattggacttccgggtcaaagcccggggcggaaactgtggagcatgctcagagcgcctcggccagtttgggtctgattgactgtatacatgcaggagtcacatgatctgggtgtgttagtcccactgtgacgcATTCACTTTATTCACACTAACATGTTTACTGggattttaaaagtccggtttaagtcgcactaacatgtttacgtgtattttgaaagtccaGTTTAAgttggactaacatgtttacgtgtattttgaaagtccactttaagtcggactaacatgtttataTGTACTTTAAAAGTCCgacacaataaatccattttctctgtcGTCATGGAAACAGACTGACTGTCGGGAGTCGGAGCTCAGTTTGAACTATTAACTAATGATTATTCTCCGTGTGTTTCAGGGCCGTGATCGGGGAGATTGACGAGGAAACAGACTCCACCCTGGATTTAGGAAACATCAGAGCCGAGCCGCTCAACTCCGTCGTccactgacctctgacctcccctCACTCTGTCTCCACGGCGACAGATGACAGCATGACTCagctgtgtgtatatgtgttgcAGGAGCCTGTTTACTGATGCAGGTTCACTGAGTGGTCTGGACCAGCTGAGACCTCGAATCTGCAACACGGACtgaagttaaattaaaaaatgttcccGGAGGACTCAGTGAACCTTCGTCCGCTAACAGACTCCTGCCCCGACG
This window encodes:
- the lsm8 gene encoding LSM8 homolog, U6 small nuclear RNA associated; this translates as MSTALESYINRTVAIITSDGRMIVGTLKGFDQTINLILDESHERVFSSSQGVEQVVLGLYIVRGDNVAVIGEIDEETDSTLDLGNIRAEPLNSVVH